The DNA segment GGGTACGGGAGGCGGTGCGCGGAAACCGCACGGCAACTGCTCGTGCCCTAGGTGCGGTACTTGCGTCGGGCCAAGGGTTTATTGATCGAGCAGCTCCCGCAGGCGGCAGTGCAGTAGCCGCTGAGCCGGGTTCGAAGCCCGCTCCTACTTCAACCTGCCGCTGCGCCCGAACGGCCGCCGGTACATCACCGGCAAGGCGGCCAGCCGCGCGCCGGCCCCGCTTACCGCCCGCTAAGCCGGGGCCACTGCTGAACGTTGGCGCCCCCGGCCCTCCTGCTGGCAGGAGGGTCGGGGGCGCGCGTTGCCGGACCTGCAGCTCAGCTCAGCAGGCCCAGGTCCGTTTTCACAAACACCGAGGCAATTCGCAGCACCGTCGCCATGTCCAGCGGCTCGTCAAAGGCCTCGGTAGCGGCGTCCATGGTCACCTTGCTCAGCTCCATCACGTTGATGCCGGCCTGCACCACGTTGGCCTCACTGGGAAACCGGCGCGGGTCAATTCCGGGCCCGTACACCGGCGCCGTAAGCGGGGGCTGCGGGCCGCCCTCGTCGTCGCCCACAATCCAGCTTTTCGGGTCGAAGCGGCGCGTGCCGGCCACCTCCTGCGGTCCGCCGCGCCGCATGGTGCGGATGCGGGACACGTGCCGCGCCTCCACGGCGTGGATCTGCAGGGCGGCTTCCAGGATCTGGTTTGTGCCGATCAGCTCGGGGGCCGCACCCTTGTAGGCGCGCACGCCGGTGTCCTCCAGGGCCTGGGCTACGGCCAGAAAGGCGTAGTAGTTGGTGAACACGTCC comes from the Hymenobacter sp. YIM 151858-1 genome and includes:
- a CDS encoding ferritin-like domain-containing protein is translated as MNLLGILHEIEQVDPEVYGRLDQRRAIFKHFAGFGKKLAAAAVPVALGGLLNKAYAQTPTLNNRIRVILNYALQLEYLESNFYRLGLAVPGMITGQARADITLIANDERAHVNFLRSVLGRSATPDPGRRAYDFTASRSASPVPDVFTNYYAFLAVAQALEDTGVRAYKGAAPELIGTNQILEAALQIHAVEARHVSRIRTMRRGGPQEVAGTRRFDPKSWIVGDDEGGPQPPLTAPVYGPGIDPRRFPSEANVVQAGINVMELSKVTMDAATEAFDEPLDMATVLRIASVFVKTDLGLLS